One Ananas comosus cultivar F153 linkage group 1, ASM154086v1, whole genome shotgun sequence DNA window includes the following coding sequences:
- the LOC109710858 gene encoding nuclear pore complex protein GP210 isoform X2: protein MARPAAGLLLAAAVIFAAALSASIATTAPGPHIADLNILLPPRMTNPVGYRLQGSDGCFSWSWDHHDILSVQPEYNVSSRCSTSARLISIAPYSGRKETSVYATDLHTGATIRCKVFIDKISRIQIFHHAVKIDLDELATLRIRGFDIEDNVFSSLVGLQFLWKLVPKSSVASNIHHLVHVPLKETPLSDCGGFCGDLDTQIELEDKGVGSDLYVVKGIEIGHEVVSAQLLEPQLQHVADTITLTVAEAMSLDPPSPVYVTIGAFVHYKLRIIRLNTVKVIDLPSRHHRWYVTNSSVAWIDGVMGTTHALNLGFTDIIVEDIRVSGHIQTSSMHVVIPHKLSLYLVPVTNASIPLQGITPIPASNIWYVFPGQEYAISVKAFADESDANEIHITENNNLKLESSTIEYWILSQVSHDVAVTCDWKNSRLFTPISEGKGFLTASITYQKGNTSEAEVLKHVQEVNVCRKVKLIINGRNESSDIIRLPWAPGVFQELELKAIGGCGRTFEDYRWFSSDTGVIYVSASGIIRAKRPGRATVKVFSAFDSINYDEVVIEVSIPSSMVILPKYPVEAIVGTELQAAVTLKTSDGSFYSRCDAFYSFVRWKVLSENESFKIINMTGKLSTFNAVQSAKGVQTSHAYPCAWTYLNATCAGRATIAATLSFESQSSFEPFDKPIILKASSTISAYYPLLVFQAETGDKIGGYWVDLTRLQTGLQDLDSTGLDELYLVPGSSMDILLLGGPERWGQKVEYVETVDVLDEPGGSITSSVVVQSSPSAKESLYRVSCQLRGKSKLLFSRGNLVGIDHPMPAVASVQLVVICDFPSSITLIANEPANTLDAIQTANKVDRGARRLWASPIIVSNGRTMRVAAVGIHATERAFANSSSLCLRWELTGCEGLAYWSDMNSVERFEAAMWERFLVLLNASGLCTVRATVTGFSQTNSDLYEKAYSLHEGAEDVLTDAFRLQMVSSLRVIPESVLLVFNPEAKVNLSVAGGTCFLKAVINDTQVAHIIQHPENVLCSYLIVGVKGLGTALLTVHDIGLSPPAAASSLVRVANIDWIKLIAEEEISLMEGATRSFDILAGTQDGNVFEFSQYMYMNIEVHIEDEVIVLITENDYSRAGGWVLNEPKFSIRAAHLGVTSLYVSARQQYGRKILSQVIKVEVYEPLRVHPDYIYLVPAASYVVTFKGGPKVGASVEFISTDEEIATIHKETGKLLASSIGNATVRAAVYANGGTLLCEAFGRVEVGIPPAMTLSTQSTQLCVGCSMPIFPSFPEGDLFSFYEICQGYFWTTENDKVVNFHVNKELPCEAKELPCFSSNSDKGYINVLIGRSAGKTRVSISVSCDFVLTGDPQRVTYNASKSVTVVADPPLALGLPITWVLPPFYTTSELLPRSPGIGRPSSRNSESSITYSLLRSCDQHDLLKSKAITIDGSTIKTSDSKNLACIQAKDQSTGRTEIASCVRVTEVTQVRAAIAESSFHEAYLAVGDKIDLSIKYCDVLGYMFYEAKGVVPVDVDTNYPNIVSMIFPKDENSTHGTNEHVILQARSPGSALVRISIDHNPKKADFILVSVGALIYPRNPVIHVGHTLNFTVVGDGMDGFESGRWQSGNDSVLSVNAITGEVHACGEGVAEVFFKKSNMKLQTTVTVLKVDQIIVDAPSEILTNIPYPSEGYKFPIRFSDSMEGKHKFEAVGKRVEASFDCKVAPPFIGYAKPWSDHVTKKSYCVFFPYSPRQLLSLMPKSDVNLEKDSESGVMYVSIVASLREDPSVMGSSRAPFVGGFSIAEGKLNITPHSNKSVLTIIGNTDVEIYWNTKDLLSIKPLKSSGAGVGSRVEYQVEVLQRQPFTDKIYIVLPETGQTEEVDVSYEAGEREQPVRVTGITWPAILICAFVLVLTVLIFLRLLDKPERSTASTPSSTVVTGPATPPRISAPVDSNLSPRTPQPFIEYVRRTIDETPYYRRGARRYDPQYTY, encoded by the exons ATGGCTCGCCCGGCCGCGGGGCTGCTGCTGGCAGCGGCGGTCATTTTTGCGGCAGCGCTGTCGGCGTCGATCGCGACGACTGCTCCGGGCCCCCACATAGCAGACTTGAACATTCTTCTGCCTCCTCGTATGACGAACCCTGTTGGGTACCGACTGCAGGGAAGCGATGGCTGCTTCTCCTg GTCGTGGGATCATCATGACATTCTATCTGTTCAACCAGAATATAATGTCAGTAGTCGGTGCTCAACTAGTGCTCGGTTAATATCGATTGCTCCTTATAGCGGTCGAAAAGAGACTTCTGTTTATGCTACAGACCTCCACACTGGAGCTACAATACGGTGTAAAGTTTTCATTGATAAGATCTCACGGATCCAAATATTCCATCATgctgttaaaattgatctagacGAACTGGCTACACTGCGTATTCGTGGCTTTGATATTGAAG ATAATGTATTCTCATCATTGGTAGGCTTACAGTTCTTGTGGAAACTTGTGCCGAAATCTTCTGTAGCAAGCAATATTCATCATCTCGTGCACGTTCCATTGAAGGAAACTCCACTAAGTGATTGTGGTGGTTTTTGTGGTGATCTAGATACACAAATAGAGCTTGAAGATAAA GGTGTGGGTTCAGATTTATATGTTGTGAAAGGAATCGAAATCGGCCATGAGGTTGTTAGTGCCCAATTGCTTGAGCCGCAACTTCAGCATGTGGCAGACACTATCACTTTGACTGTTGCTGAAGCTATGTCACTGGATCCCCCATCACCAGTCTATGTTACTATTGGTGCTTTTGTACACTACAAGCTTAGGATTATTCGTCTAAATACTGTTAAAG TGATTGATTTGCCGTCTCGACATCATCGGTGGTATGTGACAAACTCTTCAGTGGCATGGATAGATGGTGTGATGGGCACCACTCATGCCTTGAATCTTGGATTCACAGATATTATTGTTGAGGATATCAGAGTCTCTGGTCACATACAGACATCTTCCATGCATGTTGTTATCCCACATAAACTTAGCTTATACCTGGTGCCTGTGACGAATGCCTCCATCCCTCTTCAAGGAATAACACCTATTCCCGCATCAAATATTTGGTATGTGTTTCCAGGGCAGGAATACGCAATTAGTGTGAAAGCTTTTGCTGATGAATCTGATGCCAATGAGATACACATCACAGAg aataataatttgaaactgGAAAGCAGCACAATTGAGTACTGGATTTTATCCCAAGTTTCGCATGATGTTGCCGTCACATGTGACTGGAAGAATTCTAGATTGTTCACCCCCATCTCGGAAGGAAAAGGATTTCTTACAGCCTCTATAACATACCAAAAAGGAAATACATCAGAGGCTGAG GTTCTTAAGCATGTGCAAGAAGTTAACGTGTGCAGAAAAGTGAAGTTAATTATTAATGGACGGAATGAAAGCTCAGATATTATTCGTCTTCCTTGGGCCCCTGGAGTTTTTCAGGAACTTGAGCTAAAGGCAATTGGAG GTTGTGGCAGAACATTTGAAGATTACAGGTGGTTTTCTTCTGATACGGGAGTTATTTACGTCTCTGCTTCTGGCATTATTCGTGCTAAAAGGCCTGGTCGAGCCACTGTCAAAGTGTTTTCAGCTTTTGATTCTATTAACTATGATGAG GTGGTAATTGAAGTTTCAATTCCTTCTTCTATGGTTATCCTGCCAAAGTATCCTGTGGAGGCGATTGTAGGAACTGAACTTCAAGCTGCTGTGACATTAAAAACATCCGATG GAAGCTTCTATAGTAGATGCGAtgctttttattcttttgtgaGGTGGAAAGTTTTATCTGAGAATGAATCTTTCAAAATCATCAACATGACAGGGAAGTTGTCAACTTTTAATGCTGTCCAAAGTGCAAAAGGAGTTCAGACCTCACATGCTTATCCTTGTGCATGGACGTACTTAAATGCCACTTGTGCTGGTCGAGCTACAATAGCTGCAACTTTGTCCTTTGAATCACAATCGTCGTTCGAGCCTTTTGATAAACCTATTATTCTGAAAGCATCTTCAACAATATCTGCATATTATCCCCTTTTAGTTTTTCAGGCAGAGACAGGGGATAAGATTGGTGGCTACTGGGTCGACTTAACTAGATTACAAACTGGGCTTCAGGATTTAGATAGCACAGGTTTGGATGAGCTATATCTTGTTCCAGGGTCATCAATGGATATTCTGTTACTTGGAGGGCCCGAGCGTTGGGGCCAAAAGGTTGAATATGTTGAAACTGTCGATGTTCTAGATGAACCTGGTGGATCAATAACCAGTTCTGTTGTTGTTCAAAGCTCACCTTCAGCTAAGGAGAGTCTGTACAGAGTTTCTTGCCAATTAAGGGGGAAATCT AAACTGCTTTTTTCGCGTGGAAATTTGGTTGGCATCGATCATCCAATGCCTGCTGTTGCAAGTGTGCAATTGGTTGTTATCTGCGATTTTCCTTCATCGATCACACTAATTGCTAACGAACCTG CAAACACTCTTGACGCTATACAAACTGCAAACAAAGTTGATCGTGGTGCTAGAAGACTTTGGGCTTCTCCTATCATTGTTTCCAATGGACGTACCATGCGTGTAGCTGCTGTTGGAATCCATGCAACCGAAAGAGCTTTTGCTAACTCATCATCCCTTTGCTTAAGGTGGGAACTTACTGGTTGTGAAGGACTGGCTTATTGGAGTGACATGAATAGTGTTGAAAGATTTGAAGCGGCAATGTGGGAGAGGTTTCTGGTTCTGCTTAATGCTTCAGGACTG TGTACTGTTCGTGCTACAGTGACTGGTTTTTCTCAGACAAATTCTGATCTTTATGAGAAAGCATATTCATTGCATGAAGGTGCAGAAGATGTACTCACAGATGCTTTTAGATTACAG ATGGTTTCTTCTTTAAGAGTTATACCAGAGTCCGTTCTGTTGGTTTTTAATCCTGAAGCAAAG GTTAATTTATCAGTTGCTGGTGGGACTTGCTTCCTCAAAGCGGTTATAAATGATACACAAGTGGCTCATATAATTCAGCATCCTGAAAATGTGCTATGTTCGTATTTAATTGTTGGCGTTAAAGGCTTGGGGACTGCTCTATTAACTGTCCACGACATTGGACTTTCTCCTccagctgctgcttcttctttg GTTAGAGTTGCAAATATTGATTGGATTAAGTTAATTGCTGAAGAAGAGATAAGCCTTATG GAAGGGGCCACAAGATCTTTTGACATTCTAGCAGGTACACAAGATGGAAATGTCTTTGAGTTTTCACAG tATATGTACATGAACATTGAAGTGCATATTGAGGATGAGGTAATTGTGCTTATCACTGAGAATGATTATTCAAGAGCTGGTGGTTGGGTACTAAATGAACCTAAGTTTTCAATTAGAGCTGCCCATCTTGGAGTTACATCCCTTTAT GTTAGTGCAAGACAACAATATGGACGCAAAATTTTAAGCCAAGTTATTAAGGTTGAAGTCTACGAGCCATTACGTGTGCATCCTGATTATATATACCTTGTACCTGCTGCCTCTTATGTg gtTACCTTTAAAGGTGGTCCAAAAGTTGGAGCTTCAGTTGAGTTCATAAGCACGGATGAAGAAATTGCGACTATTCACAAAGAGACAGGAAAGCTTCTCGCCAGTTCCATAGGAAATGCT ACGGTTCGTGCTGCAGTTTATGCAAATGGGGGTACTCTTCTCTGTGAAGCCTTTGGAAGAGTTGAAGTTGGGATTCCACCAGCTATGACTTTGAGCACTCAGAGCACCCAGCTTTGTGTTGGTTGTAGTATGCCAATATTTCCATCATTTCCAGAG GGCGACTTATTCTCCTTCTATGAGATTTGTCAAGGTTACTTTTGGACCACAGAGAATGACAAG GTAGTGAATTTCCATGTGAATAAAGAATTACCTTGTGAAGCCAAAGAACTTCCATGCTTTTCCAGTAACAGTGACAAGGGATATATCAACGTACTGATTGGGAG GTCGGCCGGCAAAACAAGAGTTTCTATTTCTGTATCTTGTGATTTTGTTTTAACTGGTGATCCTCAGCGTGTAACCTACAATGCTTCGAAGTCTGTTACCGTGGTAGCAGATCCTCCTCTTGCTCTAGGTTTGCCTATAACTTGGGTGCTCCCGCCGTTTTATACTACTTCAGAGCTTCTTCCTAGATCGCCGGGAATTGGACGGCCGAGCTCTCGTAATAGTGAAAGTTCTATCACTTATTCTTTGCTGAGGTCGTGCGATCAGCATGACCTTCTAAAATCGAAGGCTATCACTATCGACGGAAGTACAATTAAAACAAGCGACAGCAAGAATCTTGCTTGTATCCAAGCAAAAGATCAATCAACTGGAAGAACAGAAATAGCATCCTGTGTAAGGGTTACTGAG GTGACACAAGTAAGGGCTGCTATTGCAGAATCTTCATTCCATGAAGCTTACCTTGCTGTTGGAGATAAAATTGACTTGAGTATCAAGTATTGCGATGTTTTAG GTTATATGTTTTATGAAGCAAAGGGGGTAGTTCCTGTGGATGTTGATACAAATTATCCTAATATTGTGTCTATGATCTTTCCAAAGGATGAAAACAGTACCCATGGTACAAACGAACATGTCATTCTGCAG GCTAGGAGCCCTGGTAGTGCTCTTGTACGGATATCGATCGATCATAATCCGAAGAAGGCAGACTTCATCTTG GTATCCGTTGGTGCTTTAATCTATCCTAGGAATCCAGTCATACATGTTGGACACACTCTTAACTTTACTGTTGTTGGAGATG GCATGGATGGGTTTGAATCAGGTCGGTGGCAGAGTGGTAATGATAGTGTTCTTTCTGTAAATGCAATAACTGGAGAAGTTCATGCTTGTGGTGAAGGGGTAGCTGAAG TCTTCTTCAAAAAGTCGAATATGAAACTGCAAACAACAGTTACTGTGCTGAAAGTGGACCAAATAATTGTTGATGCTCCATCTGAGATCTTGACAAATATTCCATATCCATCTGAAGGTTACAAGTTCCCCATAAGATTTAG TGATTCCATGGAGGGCAAGCATAAGTTTGAAGCAGTTGGAAAACGTGTTGAAGCCTCTTTTGATTGCAAGGTTGCACCACCATTTATTGG CTATGCTAAGCCGTGGAGTGATCATGTTACAAAGAAATCGTATTGTGTTTTCTTTCCGTATTCTCCTAGACAGCTGCTGAGTTTAATGCCAAAGTCAGATGTGAATTTAGAAAAGGACAGTGAAAGTGGAGTAATGTATGTTTCAATAGTTGCGTCGTTGAGAGAAGACCCAAGTGTTATGGGATCTTCACGTGCTCCATTTGTCGGAGGATTTTCAATTGCAGAAGGGAAG CTAAACATAACACCTCACTCCAATAAAAGTGTGTTGACAATCATTGGGAACACGG ATGTTGAGATATATTGGAACACCAAGGATCTATTGTCGATAAAACCTCTTAAATCAAGTGGTGCTGGTGTTGGTAGCCGTGTTGAGTACCAG GTTGAAGTCCTTCAAAGACAACCCTTCACGGACAAAATTTATATTGTGCTTCCTGAAACAG GTCAAACTGAGGAAGTAGATGTAAGCTACGAAGCAGGCGAAAGAGAACAACCAGTTCGAGTGACTGGTATCACATGGCCTGCAATCCTAATCTGTGCGTTTGTGTTGGTACTCACAGTCCTCATTTTCCTGAGGTTGCTTGACAAGCCCGAAAGATCCACCGCATCGACTCCCTCGTCAACTGTTGTTACCGGTCCTGCAACACCGCCCCGGATCTCTGCTCCTGTTGACTCTAACTTGTCTCCTCGTACGCCGCAGCCTTTCATAGAGTATGTTAGGAGGACGATCGATGAAACTCCCTACTATAGGCGCGGGGCGAGAAGATACGATCCCCAGTACACCTACTAA